GTGTTGAAAACAAGGTTGTTTATTTTATGGGCATAGACAAGGCAAGGTTTAGAAAACCTGTAATGCCGGGGGACAGGGTTGAACTTGTGTTGAATGTTATAAAAAACAGGGGTGATATATGGGTTTTCAGGGGTGAGGCTTATGTTGATGGAAAACTTGCAGCAGAGGCAGAGATTATGGCAACAATAATGGAGAGGGGATAAATTATACAAATTCAAAAATCAAATATCAAAAGTCAAAATTAAGGAAGTAAAGAATGAAGGACAAAAAAAGTATAAAGATACATCCAACTGCCATTATACACCCAGATGCAGAGATAGGAGATAATGTTGAAATAGGCGCATACTCAATTGTCGGCGGAAATGTAAAGATTGGCAGCAATGTCAGGATATGTCCCCATGTTGTTATTGAAGGGTGGACAGATATTGGGACTAACTGTAAAATCTTTCAATTTACCTCCATAGGTGCACCG
This region of Deltaproteobacteria bacterium genomic DNA includes:
- a CDS encoding 3-hydroxyacyl-[acyl-carrier-protein] dehydratase FabZ produces the protein VENKVVYFMGIDKARFRKPVMPGDRVELVLNVIKNRGDIWVFRGEAYVDGKLAAEAEIMATIMERG